In a single window of the Rhizoctonia solani chromosome 16, complete sequence genome:
- a CDS encoding Pumilio-family RNA binding repeat, whose translation MPVAIPPSYRMGNSGPNSRKPSGSSAHSGVHSPARESPDPMTNTQGHRNLSPNSAAMLGAGKYNGWPGWNSPAASSDNLTNRTASISSSSSPVDFAPLTDFPHCSPLNTAWDLTRQAQAQALGQRGYSPNTGAEWELDIIHAEDQDAELATVTNGMRSLGVDDRSPNLFRRTAHFTAGPSPTRELSVYLMFNTLGCRCQCPSRFKPQSYSYGQPAAHDYGVYYSNVPSTTFSQYSYGASADPAVFGSQFLQTPHIGLHMEYPAIRRHRIVYSPQMGHAPMPGAMHSPVPGVSRSKQDLRRLCLKGGHFGRNSQLSHQQRMLISAMPPGTAPIGVPSEPFSQYPVSNQLFGLGQGLGAMLHSQPTYGFPSASTRPVLGFAPLRHDLTIDPSATGRSPLLEQFRADKSKTWQLRDIRGHVAEFCGDQHGSRFIQQKLETATDEEKEGIFSELAPGSFLPLMTDVFGNYVVQKLIEFGSVEQRDVLVSVMEGHMLSLSLQMYGCRVVQKAIECISAEQQIAFVREIEVDVMRCVKDANGNHVIQKLIERVSPDLLGFVSVFQGNVYDLATHPYGCRVLQRCFEYLHESQTRPLIDELHKYTTQLMQDQFGNYVIQFVLEHGAAADRDWILHKLRGQMVQMARHKFASNVCEKALVTADSESRRLLIDEIMTPRMDTVNPIVLMMKDSFASDSDYVLQRALQVVEGEQRHVLVAKVKPQLAICVVERLLNEKSNEEPHVLRGLPSSDAPAPATALSSLS comes from the exons ATGCCCGTCGCCATCCCTCCATCGTATAGGATGGGAAATAGCGGTCCTAATTCACGCAAACCATCTGGATCATCTGCACACTCTGGTGTTCATTCGCCTGCCCGGGAATCCCCAGATCCCATG ACGAACACACAGGGCCATCGTAACCTTAGTCCTAACTCGGCCGCAATGTTGGGAGCCGGAAAATACAACGGCTGGCCA GGGTGGAATAGTCCAGCTGCAAGCTCGGACAACTTAACAAATCGTACTGCATCCATTTCCTCGTCATCGAGCCCTGTCGACTTTGCGCCGCTGACTGATTTTCCCCATTGCTCTCCGTTGAACACTGCATGGGATTTAACACgtcaagctcaagctcaagctcttGGCCAGCGCGGCTATTCACCTAACACCGGTGCAGAATGGGAACTCGACATTATCCACGCCGAAGACCAAGATGCCGAGCTGGCAACTGTCACGAACGGAATGCGGTCTCTTGGCGTAGACGATCGTAGCCCGAACTTGTTCAGAAGAACGGCCCACTTCACGGCCGGGCCGTCTCCTACGCGGGAGCTCTCGGTGTATCTGATGTTCAACACACTGGGATGCCGATGCCAGTGCCCATCCCGCTTCAAAC CCCAGTCGTACTCTTACGGCCAGCCCGCGGCTCATGATTATGGCGTGTATTATTCCAACGTCCCGAGCACAACTTTCAGCCAATACTCATACGGAGCTTCGGCTGATCCCGCTGTATTTGGCTCCCAGTTCCTTCAAACGCCCCACATCGGACTTCATATGGAATACCCGGCTATTCGACGCCATC GAATTGTTTACTCGCCACAGATGGGGCACGCGCCGATGCCTGGTGCCATGCATTCTCCCGTGCCCGGCGTGTCTCGCTCGAAGCAAGACTTACGA CGTCTATGTCTTAAGGGCGGACACTTTGGTCGAAATTCTCAGCTCTCTCATCAACAACGCATGTTAATTTCAGCGATGCCACCAGGAACAGCGCCGATTGGCGTCCCTTCTGAGCCCTTCTCTCAATATCCCGTTTCTAACCAGCTATTCGGCCTGGGCCAGGGACTCGGTGCCATGCTCCACTCTCAGCCCACGTATGGATTCCCTTCTGCATCAACTCGACCAGTCCTGGGATTTGCGCCTCTTCGTCATGACCTTACAATAGACCCTTCGGCGACAGGTCGCAGTCCACTCCTAGAACAGTTTAGGGCCGACAAATCGAAGACATGGCAACTCAGG GACATCAGAGGGCATGTCGCCGAGTTTTGCGGGGATCAACATGGCTCTCGGTTTATCCAACAAAAGCTGGAGACAGCCACCGATGAAGAGAAAGAAGGCATTTTCTCGGAACTGGCGCCTGGAAGCTTCCTGCCTCTTATGACAGATGTCTTTGGCAACTAC GTTGTGCAAAAACTTATTGAGTTCGGCTCGGTGGAACAGCGTGATGTTCTTGTCAGCGTTATGGAGGGCCATATGCTATCACTTTCGCTTCAAATGTATGGTTGCCGAGTGGTCCAGAAG GCTATTGAGTGCATATCGGCCGAACAACAAATTGCATTTGTTCGCGAGATTGAAGTAGATGTCATGCGTTGTGTGAAAGATGCAAACGGTAATCAC GTTATACAGAAATTAATTGAACGGGTATCTCCCGACCTTTTAGGATTTGTCTCTGTATTCCAGGGCAACGTTTATGACCTTGCCACGCACCCATACGGATGCCGGGTTCTCCAAAGATGTTTTGAATATCTACACGAATCTCAAACTCGACCTCTCATCGATGAATTACACAAATACACAACCCAATTGATGCAAGACCAGTTCGGG AACTATGTGATCCAATTCGTACTCGAACATGGAGCTGCGGCAGATCGGGACTGGATTCTTCACAAGCTTCGGGGCCAAATGGTGCAGATGGCACGACACAAATTCGCGTCGAATGTTTGCGAGAAAGCCCTGGTCACAGCCGATTCGGAGTCGCGCAGGCTGTTGATCGATGAGATTATGACCCCGCGTATGGACACGGTCAACCCAATCGTTCTAATGATGAAGGATTCGTTTGCTA GCGATTCAGATTATGTGCTGCAACGTGCGCTACAAGTGGTCGAAGGAGAGCAGCGACATGTGCTCGTGGCCAAGGTCAAACCACAGCTAGCAATATGCGTAG TCGAAAGGTTATTGAACGAGAAATCGAACGAAGAGCCACATGTTCTTAGAGGCCTCCCTTCGTCAGATGCCCCCGCACCAGCGACTGCGCTATCAAGTCTCAGCTAA